The following are encoded together in the Oceanobacillus zhaokaii genome:
- a CDS encoding DUF1128 domain-containing protein, whose amino-acid sequence MDLKIASQENLKHLLDDLAVRLNVVNVSLMDAEDYDLEKYDDIKFLYDIVVKKGKLTTLETQAFIEELASVRLK is encoded by the coding sequence ATGGATTTAAAAATTGCGTCACAGGAAAATTTAAAACATTTACTAGATGATTTAGCAGTACGGTTAAACGTTGTTAATGTTTCATTAATGGATGCAGAAGATTATGATTTAGAAAAATATGATGATATTAAATTTTTATATGACATCGTTGTAAAAAAAGGTAAGCTCACTACTCTTGAAACACAAGCATTCATTGAAGAATTGGCAAGCGTGAGACTTAAATAA
- a CDS encoding putative DNA-binding protein translates to MLEKTNRVNYLLDFYQALLTPKQRNYMELYYLEDYSLGEISELFHVSRQAVYDNIKRTEAMLETYEEKLHLYEKFEQRLSIITEIESSITDENTLNLIKQLKELD, encoded by the coding sequence ATGCTGGAAAAAACGAACAGAGTAAATTATTTATTGGATTTTTATCAAGCATTGTTAACACCCAAGCAACGTAATTACATGGAATTATATTATTTAGAGGATTATTCTCTCGGGGAAATATCTGAATTATTTCATGTGTCACGCCAAGCGGTATATGATAATATCAAACGTACAGAAGCAATGCTTGAAACATATGAAGAAAAGCTTCATTTATACGAGAAATTTGAACAGCGTTTATCAATTATTACGGAAATAGAATCATCGATAACTGATGAAAATACGTTAAATTTAATAAAACAATTAAAAGAATTAGATTAG
- the plsX gene encoding phosphate acyltransferase PlsX, with product MRLAVDAMGGDNAPKEIVEGAMAAVSQLDDLHIILVGDENKINPFLTDSKNIEIIHTEEVITGDDEPVRAVRRKKNASLVLMANEVKEGRADACISAGNTGALMSAGLFVVGRIPGIDRPALSPTLPTIDGEGVLLLDVGANVDAKPSHLVQYAIMGSVYAEKVRNIKKPRIGLLNVGTEDGKGNDLTKKAFTELQAAPINFIGNVEARDILHGVADVVVTDGFSGNVALKTIEGTAQTIFKLLKETLMSSMKTKLAAGMLKNDLLSLKDKLDYSEYGGAGLFGLAAPVIKAHGSSNARAITSAIKQAKHMVDYDVTNTIKTTVETIKLDKE from the coding sequence ATGAGACTAGCAGTTGATGCAATGGGTGGCGACAATGCACCAAAGGAAATTGTAGAAGGTGCAATGGCGGCTGTGTCCCAGTTAGACGATCTACATATAATTTTAGTAGGCGATGAAAATAAGATAAACCCTTTTCTAACAGACTCGAAAAATATAGAAATTATCCATACAGAGGAAGTGATTACTGGTGATGATGAACCTGTAAGAGCTGTCCGTCGCAAAAAAAATGCATCGCTCGTCTTAATGGCGAATGAAGTAAAAGAAGGAAGAGCGGACGCTTGTATTTCTGCTGGCAATACTGGAGCATTGATGAGCGCTGGGTTATTCGTAGTGGGAAGGATTCCTGGAATTGACCGTCCTGCACTTAGTCCTACCTTACCAACAATTGATGGTGAGGGTGTTCTATTGCTTGATGTAGGTGCAAATGTTGATGCAAAGCCTTCGCATTTAGTTCAATATGCGATAATGGGTTCTGTATATGCAGAGAAAGTGAGAAACATTAAAAAACCAAGAATCGGCCTATTAAATGTTGGTACTGAAGATGGTAAAGGTAATGACCTGACCAAAAAGGCATTTACAGAATTACAAGCTGCACCTATTAATTTTATAGGTAATGTAGAAGCACGTGATATTTTACATGGGGTTGCGGATGTTGTTGTGACTGACGGATTTAGTGGAAATGTTGCATTAAAAACGATTGAAGGCACAGCACAAACGATTTTTAAATTATTAAAGGAAACATTAATGTCATCAATGAAAACAAAGCTTGCTGCAGGGATGCTAAAAAATGATTTGCTGAGCTTGAAGGATAAACTGGATTATTCAGAATATGGTGGCGCTGGATTATTTGGTCTGGCTGCTCCAGTTATTAAAGCACATGGTTCATCGAATGCGCGTGCTATTACTAGTGCGATCAAGCAAGCAAAGCATATGGTAGATTATGATGTAACCAATACAATTAAAACAACGGTAGAAACAATCAAACTAGATAAGGAGTGA
- the rnc gene encoding ribonuclease III: MDVAQLEKKLKMTFNNHDLIKQAFTHSSYVNEHRHEVFSDNERLEFLGDAVLELGVSQYLFRQNNDMPEGELTKLRAAIVCEPSLMNFAQDLDFGNFLLLGKGEEQTGGRERPAILADVFESFLGAVYLDQGFDQALQFLQNYVFPKISTGAFSHAMDYKSQLQELVQAVKNQVIEYKIIEERGPSHDKEFISQVLIGNELVGEGLGRTKKEAEQRAAKHALDKFSENDK, encoded by the coding sequence ATGGATGTTGCACAATTAGAAAAAAAGTTAAAGATGACCTTTAATAATCATGATTTGATCAAACAGGCATTTACACATTCATCTTATGTTAATGAGCATCGGCACGAAGTTTTTTCGGACAATGAACGATTGGAATTTCTAGGTGATGCAGTACTGGAATTAGGTGTGTCACAATATTTATTTCGGCAAAATAACGATATGCCTGAAGGGGAACTGACCAAGTTACGCGCTGCTATTGTTTGTGAGCCGTCACTAATGAATTTTGCTCAGGATCTTGATTTTGGGAATTTTTTATTGCTCGGTAAAGGAGAAGAACAAACAGGCGGCAGAGAGCGTCCTGCTATTTTGGCGGATGTTTTTGAATCGTTTCTTGGCGCTGTCTATCTAGATCAAGGCTTTGATCAAGCATTACAGTTTTTACAAAACTATGTTTTTCCGAAAATATCTACAGGTGCTTTTTCGCATGCGATGGATTATAAAAGCCAGTTACAGGAATTAGTACAAGCAGTAAAAAACCAAGTGATTGAATATAAAATTATTGAAGAAAGAGGTCCATCCCATGATAAAGAATTTATTTCCCAAGTATTAATTGGTAATGAATTAGTGGGAGAAGGACTAGGCAGAACTAAGAAAGAAGCGGAACAACGCGCTGCAAAGCATGCGTTAGATAAATTCAGTGAGAATGATAAGTAA
- a CDS encoding acyl carrier protein translates to MAEVFDRIKEIIIDRLDVEESKVTMEASFKDDLEADSLDVVELVMELEDEFDLEIADEEAENINTVGDAVNYINSKQ, encoded by the coding sequence ATGGCAGAGGTATTTGATCGCATCAAAGAAATTATTATCGATCGTCTTGATGTTGAAGAGTCTAAAGTAACAATGGAAGCATCTTTCAAAGATGACCTTGAGGCTGATTCACTAGACGTTGTTGAGCTTGTAATGGAGCTTGAAGACGAATTCGATTTAGAAATAGCTGATGAAGAAGCTGAAAATATTAATACAGTAGGTGACGCTGTTAACTACATAAATAGCAAACAGTAA
- the ffh gene encoding signal recognition particle protein — protein MAFEGLADRLQSTIKKITGKGKVSEQDVKEMTREVRLALLEADVNFKVVKDLINRIKERAVGQEVMESLTPGQQVIKVVKEELTALMGGEQSKIAVSDRPPTVIMMVGLQGAGKTTTTGKLANLLRKKHNRSPLLVACDVYRPAAIKQLETLGVQLDMPVFSLGTEVSPVDIAKQAIERAKEEHHDYVIIDTAGRLHVDTNLMDELQQIKSTVNPDEIFLVVDSMTGQDAVNVAESFNEQLDISGVILTKLDGDTRGGAALSIKAVTGKPIKFAGMGEKLDQLEAFHPERMASRILGMGDVLSLIEKAQTSVNEKQAKELEEKMRTMSFTFDDFLEQMGQVRNMGPLDELISMIPGANKMKGLKNAQIDEKQIVHVEAIIQSMTKKERQDPSIMNASRKKRIAKGSGTNVSQVNRLLKQFDEMKKMMKQMTNMQKGKKGKGMKFPFM, from the coding sequence ATGGCATTTGAAGGATTGGCCGACCGCCTGCAAAGTACCATTAAAAAGATTACCGGTAAGGGGAAGGTTTCTGAACAAGATGTAAAAGAAATGACCCGTGAAGTGCGCTTAGCATTACTGGAAGCAGATGTAAACTTTAAGGTGGTAAAAGATTTAATTAATCGAATTAAAGAACGTGCTGTTGGACAGGAAGTAATGGAAAGCCTAACACCTGGACAGCAAGTAATTAAAGTGGTTAAAGAAGAATTGACAGCTTTGATGGGTGGAGAACAAAGTAAGATTGCTGTTAGCGATCGTCCACCAACGGTAATTATGATGGTAGGTCTCCAAGGTGCGGGTAAAACGACGACAACAGGAAAGCTTGCTAATCTATTACGCAAGAAACACAATCGTTCACCATTACTGGTAGCTTGTGATGTATATCGTCCGGCAGCGATTAAGCAGTTAGAAACATTAGGCGTACAATTAGACATGCCAGTTTTTTCGCTTGGAACAGAGGTTAGTCCGGTAGATATTGCCAAGCAAGCAATTGAGAGAGCAAAAGAAGAGCATCATGATTATGTCATAATCGATACTGCAGGTCGACTGCATGTTGATACAAATTTAATGGATGAATTACAACAAATTAAGTCAACCGTAAACCCTGATGAAATCTTCCTTGTGGTTGATTCCATGACAGGTCAAGATGCAGTAAATGTTGCAGAGAGCTTTAATGAACAATTAGATATATCTGGTGTTATTTTGACGAAGCTTGATGGTGATACACGTGGTGGTGCAGCACTTTCAATTAAGGCTGTAACTGGTAAGCCAATTAAATTTGCAGGGATGGGTGAAAAGCTTGATCAGTTAGAAGCCTTCCATCCTGAACGAATGGCATCCAGAATTCTCGGCATGGGTGACGTTCTTTCATTAATTGAAAAAGCACAAACAAGTGTAAATGAGAAACAAGCAAAAGAGCTAGAAGAGAAAATGAGAACCATGTCATTTACATTTGATGATTTTCTGGAGCAAATGGGCCAGGTTAGAAATATGGGACCCCTCGATGAGTTAATATCAATGATTCCAGGTGCAAACAAAATGAAAGGGCTCAAAAATGCACAAATCGATGAGAAGCAAATTGTGCATGTCGAGGCGATAATTCAGTCTATGACGAAAAAAGAAAGGCAAGACCCAAGTATTATGAATGCAAGCCGTAAAAAGAGGATTGCAAAAGGGTCAGGAACGAATGTTTCCCAAGTGAATCGTTTGCTTAAGCAATTTGATGAAATGAAAAAAATGATGAAGCAAATGACGAACATGCAAAAAGGGAAAAAAGGCAAAGGAATGAAATTTCCATTCATGTAA
- the fabD gene encoding ACP S-malonyltransferase, with the protein MKRVAFMFPGQGSQDVGMGKEFYEHYPEVKELFQQANDLLNKDIISLMFEGPAENLTETENAQPALLLTSIAIHSLLTKAGVNPAMTVGHSLGEYSALVAAGALSIESALPLVATRGKLMEEAFPKGQGTMAAVLGLSQEEIEQNLKGITEEIVDIANLNCPGQVVISGSQAGIEEASALLKEHGAKRVLPLNVSGPFHSRLMKSANEEFANYLNKVEFRDVDIPVYANVSAQPVVASNEIKELLIKQLYSPVRFDESIRHMLEQDVDAFVEVGNGKVLSGLLRKIDRKAKTFAVQDMKSMDEFIAWYKEDA; encoded by the coding sequence ATGAAGCGTGTAGCATTTATGTTTCCTGGACAAGGCTCTCAGGATGTTGGAATGGGTAAGGAGTTTTATGAGCATTATCCTGAGGTTAAGGAACTTTTTCAGCAAGCAAATGATTTATTGAATAAGGATATAATTTCATTGATGTTTGAAGGACCGGCTGAAAACTTAACAGAAACAGAAAACGCACAACCAGCATTGTTATTAACGAGCATTGCGATACATAGCTTACTTACAAAAGCAGGAGTAAATCCAGCAATGACAGTAGGTCATAGCCTGGGCGAATATAGCGCATTAGTTGCAGCAGGGGCATTATCAATTGAAAGTGCCTTGCCACTTGTTGCAACTAGAGGTAAATTAATGGAAGAAGCATTTCCTAAAGGTCAAGGAACGATGGCAGCTGTTCTAGGCTTATCTCAAGAGGAAATTGAGCAGAATCTTAAAGGGATAACAGAAGAGATTGTCGACATTGCCAATCTAAACTGTCCAGGACAAGTTGTGATATCTGGATCTCAAGCAGGAATTGAAGAGGCTTCCGCTCTACTTAAAGAGCATGGTGCAAAGCGTGTCCTGCCGTTAAATGTTAGTGGACCATTTCATTCAAGATTAATGAAATCCGCCAATGAAGAATTCGCTAACTATTTAAATAAAGTTGAATTTCGTGATGTAGATATTCCTGTCTATGCGAATGTTTCAGCGCAACCTGTTGTTGCAAGCAATGAGATTAAAGAGCTGTTAATCAAGCAATTGTACTCACCTGTTCGTTTTGATGAGTCTATTCGTCATATGCTGGAACAAGATGTGGATGCATTTGTTGAAGTAGGAAATGGGAAAGTACTTTCTGGTTTATTAAGAAAAATTGATCGGAAAGCAAAGACATTTGCAGTTCAGGATATGAAATCAATGGATGAATTTATTGCATGGTACAAGGAGGATGCATAA
- the fapR gene encoding transcription factor FapR: MKRTKAERQLLLKEKIEETPFITDEQLAKFFAVSIQTIRLDRMELSIPELRERIKYVATNQWNETLKALPLEEVIGDIIDLELDKRAISILDITSDLVFSRNKIARGHHLFAQANSLAVAVINDELALTAKSEIRFTRQVKAGERVIAKAAIEGKEKGLTIVNVNSYVGKEKVFTGNFYMYQSNEHKGEISNETSS, translated from the coding sequence ATGAAACGAACAAAGGCAGAGCGTCAATTATTGTTAAAGGAGAAAATAGAAGAGACTCCATTTATTACTGATGAACAGCTTGCAAAGTTTTTTGCTGTCAGTATTCAAACAATCCGTCTAGATCGTATGGAGCTGTCTATTCCTGAACTTAGAGAAAGAATCAAATATGTTGCAACTAATCAATGGAATGAAACGTTAAAGGCATTGCCATTAGAAGAAGTAATTGGTGATATTATTGATTTAGAGTTAGATAAACGTGCCATTTCCATTCTTGATATTACATCTGATCTTGTCTTTTCACGAAATAAAATCGCGAGAGGCCACCATTTATTCGCTCAGGCGAATTCGCTTGCCGTTGCGGTAATTAACGATGAATTAGCACTTACAGCTAAATCAGAAATAAGATTTACAAGACAAGTCAAAGCTGGTGAAAGAGTCATTGCAAAAGCGGCAATTGAAGGAAAAGAAAAAGGATTAACGATTGTAAACGTGAATAGCTACGTAGGGAAAGAAAAAGTATTTACTGGAAACTTTTATATGTACCAATCCAACGAACATAAAGGGGAAATATCGAATGAGACTAGCAGTTGA
- the fabG gene encoding 3-oxoacyl-[acyl-carrier-protein] reductase: MLKGKSALVTGASRGIGRAIALELAKNGVNLVINYAGNEAKAQAVVEEAEQLGVKAFKVQADVANETEVKAMIKEAISQFGSLDILVNNAGVTRDNLLMRMKEEEFDQVINTNLKGAFVCTKAVTRQMMKQKAGRIINVASIVGVSGNPGQANYVAAKAGVIGLTKSTAKELASRNILVNAVAPGFISTDMTDALNEEQRERTLAMIPLAKLGAPEDVAKVVRFLASEDANYITGQTIHIDGGMVM; this comes from the coding sequence ATGTTAAAAGGTAAAAGTGCATTAGTTACTGGAGCATCCCGCGGAATTGGCAGGGCTATTGCTTTGGAGCTGGCAAAAAATGGCGTAAATCTTGTGATTAACTATGCAGGAAATGAAGCAAAAGCACAGGCGGTTGTAGAAGAAGCAGAGCAGCTTGGAGTTAAAGCTTTTAAGGTTCAAGCAGACGTAGCAAATGAGACAGAAGTAAAAGCGATGATTAAAGAGGCAATAAGCCAATTCGGTAGCCTGGATATTCTTGTGAATAATGCAGGTGTAACAAGAGATAATTTGTTAATGCGGATGAAAGAGGAAGAATTTGATCAAGTGATCAATACTAACTTAAAAGGTGCTTTTGTTTGTACGAAGGCTGTAACGAGACAAATGATGAAGCAAAAAGCTGGTAGAATTATTAATGTTGCTTCCATTGTTGGCGTTAGTGGCAATCCAGGTCAAGCGAATTATGTTGCAGCTAAGGCCGGTGTGATTGGATTAACAAAATCTACAGCTAAAGAACTAGCTTCAAGAAATATTCTTGTGAATGCTGTTGCACCAGGATTTATTTCAACAGACATGACAGATGCACTTAATGAAGAACAAAGAGAACGGACATTAGCAATGATTCCGTTAGCAAAGCTTGGTGCGCCAGAAGACGTTGCAAAGGTTGTTCGCTTCCTAGCATCTGAAGACGCAAATTATATTACAGGTCAAACCATTCATATCGATGGCGGAATGGTAATGTAA
- the smc gene encoding chromosome segregation protein SMC, translating to MYLKRIESVGFKSFAERINLEFVPGVTAVVGPNGSGKSNIIDAIRWVLGEQSAKALRGTKMEDIIFQGSDTRKALNVAEVTLVLDNQDHTLPLDYEEVSVSRRVYRSGDSEFYINKQSCRLKDIIDLFMDSGLGREAFSIISQGKVEEILSSKPDDRRTIFEEAAGVLKYKQRKKKAEYKLAETQENLNRVEDIIHEIEQQINPLKEQAETAKKYKELKGKLKHQEISFLIAEIEQLHSGWQTLLTDIENQKSTEQNLLAAIQQKEAAILQEKKAIQKLDKEMESEQSRLLATTEHLEKYEGRKQLLHERTKHFDENKQKLDIQKNETAVKIGAMHEELIREQKQLSDIQAKRQKTKEAIKSLQAKLEISKETIFDQIEDLKADYIELLNNQAAMRNEKQSIYSQLKQITGKKDKQADKFQDLLEVREELQKKKVESEAAYKVQNESYLETMAEIKDLKHRLESARNTFQDSQSKLYKGYQYIENLKSKKEILDEMKEDYQGFFHGVKAVLKAREDNQLNHIEGAVIELIDVPKKYITAIETVLGSQAQHIIVDDDQAARNAIMWLKRTNNGRATFLPLKSIQERFITPDMEQRIKGHQGYIGLAANLVKTNEPYVRAVNHLMGHVLIAETLKDANDIARIVQRRYRVVTLDGDVVNPGGSMSGGAQKKTNQSLFTREKDIQEITEKLTAFQKKIILFEEKVQREKKLIVTSEEQLQQAEATLTVQQQALQELQSTAREVTLKLESLNENLSIYDQDKNQFMQDSNTLLSRDEQLTKELEVITTSLEAIQKEIDNLSDQEAKFKDNQEKLQNEYYQHQVVLAEQDERVKNQREKARKTQNQLEDLQEQYDTMAVELSNLVEMEQSTETAEEIDQIIKSNRLEKEEVTNSIQQKRQERTERTNYTNDLENELKEEKNKHQTFLQVIQQKEVKVNRLDVELENRLNHLQTEYTITYEKAKEMYEKAEDIQKSKQIVNELKISIEQLGAVNLGAVDEYERISGRYTFLTEQKNDLVEAKQTLYTVINEMDEEMKKRFDLTFNQIKEEFSVVFRQLFNGGHAELKLTEPKNLLDTGVDIVAQPPGKKLQNLSLLSGGERALTAIALLFAILRVRPVPFCILDEVEAALDEANVVRFAKYVKSYSEQTQFIVITHRQGTMEEADVLYGVTMQESGVSRLVSVRLEDTKELINS from the coding sequence ATGTATTTAAAACGAATTGAGAGTGTAGGATTCAAATCATTTGCTGAGCGGATAAATCTTGAATTTGTACCAGGAGTAACGGCAGTTGTTGGCCCAAACGGAAGTGGAAAAAGTAATATCATCGATGCAATCCGTTGGGTGCTTGGGGAGCAGTCGGCAAAAGCCCTACGTGGGACGAAAATGGAGGATATTATATTCCAAGGCAGTGATACGAGAAAGGCTTTGAATGTAGCAGAGGTTACATTAGTGCTTGATAATCAAGACCATACCCTCCCATTAGATTATGAAGAAGTAAGTGTAAGCAGACGAGTTTATCGTAGTGGTGATAGTGAGTTTTATATAAATAAACAATCTTGCCGTTTAAAAGATATTATTGATCTGTTTATGGACTCTGGTCTTGGCCGAGAAGCATTTTCAATTATCAGTCAAGGTAAAGTGGAAGAAATTCTCAGCTCAAAGCCAGATGATCGTCGGACGATTTTTGAAGAAGCTGCAGGTGTATTAAAATATAAGCAGCGGAAAAAGAAAGCAGAATATAAATTAGCAGAAACCCAGGAAAACTTAAATCGAGTGGAAGATATTATACATGAGATTGAACAACAAATAAATCCACTTAAAGAACAAGCAGAGACTGCAAAAAAATATAAGGAATTAAAGGGAAAATTAAAGCATCAAGAAATTTCCTTTTTAATTGCAGAAATTGAGCAATTACATAGTGGATGGCAAACATTACTTACGGACATTGAAAATCAGAAATCAACGGAACAAAATCTGCTAGCCGCAATTCAACAAAAAGAAGCAGCAATTTTGCAAGAAAAAAAAGCGATTCAAAAGCTCGATAAAGAAATGGAATCTGAGCAGTCACGGTTATTAGCAACTACAGAGCACTTAGAAAAGTATGAAGGCAGGAAGCAGCTGCTTCATGAGCGAACGAAGCATTTTGATGAGAATAAGCAAAAGCTAGATATTCAAAAGAATGAAACAGCAGTAAAAATAGGTGCCATGCATGAAGAGCTCATTAGGGAACAAAAACAGTTAAGCGATATTCAAGCAAAACGTCAAAAAACTAAAGAAGCGATTAAAAGTCTGCAAGCAAAATTAGAAATTAGTAAGGAAACAATATTCGACCAAATTGAAGATTTAAAGGCAGACTATATTGAGCTATTAAATAATCAAGCGGCAATGCGGAATGAAAAGCAGTCGATCTATAGTCAATTAAAACAAATTACCGGCAAGAAAGATAAACAGGCCGATAAATTTCAGGATTTATTAGAAGTACGAGAAGAATTACAGAAGAAAAAGGTAGAATCAGAAGCAGCATATAAAGTACAAAATGAGAGCTATTTAGAGACAATGGCTGAGATTAAAGATTTAAAGCATCGTTTAGAATCTGCAAGGAATACCTTTCAAGATTCACAGTCGAAACTTTATAAAGGCTATCAATATATTGAAAACCTAAAGTCCAAAAAGGAAATACTGGATGAAATGAAGGAAGATTACCAAGGATTCTTTCATGGTGTTAAGGCTGTATTAAAAGCTCGAGAGGACAATCAGTTAAACCACATTGAGGGTGCGGTAATTGAACTAATTGATGTTCCCAAAAAATACATTACAGCTATTGAAACAGTTTTAGGCAGTCAAGCACAGCATATTATTGTTGATGATGACCAAGCTGCACGAAATGCAATTATGTGGCTGAAACGAACGAATAATGGGCGTGCAACCTTCCTGCCGCTTAAATCCATTCAGGAACGATTCATTACACCGGATATGGAACAGCGAATTAAAGGGCACCAAGGTTATATTGGTTTAGCTGCAAACCTAGTGAAAACGAATGAACCTTACGTAAGAGCTGTAAATCACTTGATGGGACATGTCCTAATTGCAGAAACCTTGAAAGACGCAAATGATATTGCAAGAATCGTACAACGCCGGTATCGTGTTGTCACCCTTGATGGGGATGTTGTAAATCCTGGAGGATCAATGTCAGGTGGCGCGCAAAAGAAAACCAATCAATCTCTGTTCACTAGAGAAAAGGATATTCAAGAAATAACAGAGAAATTAACTGCATTCCAAAAGAAAATCATTTTATTTGAAGAAAAAGTGCAGCGGGAAAAAAAACTAATAGTAACAAGTGAAGAACAGCTTCAACAAGCTGAAGCGACACTAACGGTTCAACAGCAGGCTCTTCAAGAATTACAGTCAACCGCAAGAGAAGTGACATTAAAGCTGGAATCATTAAATGAAAATCTTTCTATCTATGATCAGGATAAAAATCAATTTATGCAGGATAGTAATACATTACTATCGCGTGATGAACAATTGACAAAAGAGCTAGAAGTAATTACTACCAGTCTAGAAGCTATTCAAAAAGAAATTGACAATTTATCGGATCAGGAAGCTAAGTTCAAGGATAATCAGGAGAAGCTGCAAAACGAGTATTATCAACATCAGGTTGTACTAGCGGAACAGGATGAACGAGTGAAAAACCAAAGGGAAAAAGCTAGGAAGACGCAAAATCAGCTCGAGGATTTGCAAGAACAATATGATACGATGGCAGTTGAGTTGTCGAACCTAGTAGAAATGGAACAATCAACAGAGACTGCAGAAGAAATTGATCAGATAATCAAATCGAATCGATTGGAAAAAGAGGAAGTCACAAATTCTATCCAACAAAAGAGACAGGAACGTACCGAACGAACAAACTATACAAATGATCTAGAAAATGAATTAAAAGAGGAAAAGAATAAACATCAAACCTTTCTGCAAGTAATTCAACAAAAAGAAGTTAAAGTTAATCGTCTAGATGTTGAATTAGAGAACCGCTTAAACCATTTACAAACCGAATATACAATCACATATGAAAAAGCAAAAGAAATGTATGAAAAGGCAGAAGATATTCAGAAATCGAAGCAGATTGTAAATGAACTTAAAATTAGCATCGAGCAATTAGGTGCAGTTAATTTAGGTGCAGTTGATGAATATGAACGGATCTCAGGACGCTACACGTTCCTAACCGAACAAAAAAATGATTTAGTCGAGGCTAAGCAAACACTCTATACTGTCATTAATGAAATGGACGAAGAGATGAAGAAGCGGTTTGATCTTACTTTTAATCAAATTAAAGAAGAATTTTCAGTCGTTTTCAGACAATTATTTAATGGTGGACATGCGGAACTAAAGCTGACAGAACCGAAAAACCTATTAGATACAGGGGTTGACATCGTAGCTCAGCCACCTGGAAAGAAACTTCAAAACTTGAGTCTATTATCTGGCGGAGAACGTGCATTAACTGCAATTGCATTATTATTCGCGATTTTACGTGTGCGGCCAGTTCCGTTTTGTATTCTTGATGAAGTAGAGGCAGCACTTGATGAAGCGAACGTCGTCCGGTTTGCTAAATATGTGAAATCATACAGTGAACAAACACAGTTTATTGTTATTACCCATCGCCAAGGAACGATGGAGGAAGCGGATGTTTTATATGGAGTGACGATGCAGGAGTCTGGTGTCTCACGGCTGGTTTCAGTTCGCTTGGAGGATACAAAGGAATTAATTAATTCATAG
- the ftsY gene encoding signal recognition particle-docking protein FtsY: MGFMDKLKNRFKKDTETEEVSEKYIEGMKKTRNSFSSKLNDLMARYRKVDEDFFEELEEVLITADVGVMTVMDLIEELKMEVKRQNIKDTKEVKDVISEKLVEIYYGDDDEQIESLNIQEKELTVILVVGVNGVGKTTSIGKLANQLKQQGKRVVLAAGDTFRAGAIEQLEVWGERAGVDVVKQSSGSDPAAVIFDGIKAAKSRNADVLLCDTAGRLQNKVNLMNELSKVKRVIEREVPGAPHEVLLVLDATTGQNALSQAKTFSEAADVTGIVLTKLDGTAKGGIVLAIRHELNLPVKFVGLGEQINDLQEFDAEAFVYGLFADMLDEE, translated from the coding sequence ATGGGATTCATGGATAAATTAAAAAATCGATTTAAGAAAGATACAGAAACAGAAGAGGTTTCCGAAAAGTATATAGAAGGTATGAAAAAAACGAGAAATTCGTTTTCCTCTAAATTAAATGATTTAATGGCAAGATATCGTAAAGTAGATGAGGATTTTTTTGAGGAATTAGAAGAAGTACTAATTACTGCCGATGTTGGTGTAATGACTGTTATGGATTTAATAGAAGAATTGAAGATGGAAGTGAAGAGGCAAAATATAAAGGATACAAAAGAAGTAAAGGACGTTATCTCCGAGAAACTAGTGGAAATCTATTATGGGGATGATGATGAACAAATAGAATCCTTGAATATTCAGGAAAAAGAGTTAACCGTTATTTTAGTTGTTGGTGTAAATGGTGTTGGAAAAACGACTTCCATTGGAAAGCTGGCAAATCAATTGAAACAGCAAGGAAAACGAGTCGTATTGGCGGCAGGAGATACATTCCGTGCGGGTGCGATTGAACAGCTTGAAGTATGGGGAGAACGCGCAGGCGTCGATGTTGTGAAACAAAGTTCAGGGAGTGATCCGGCGGCAGTTATATTCGATGGGATTAAGGCTGCAAAATCACGAAATGCTGATGTGTTATTATGTGACACAGCTGGAAGATTGCAGAATAAGGTAAATCTAATGAATGAATTATCTAAAGTAAAACGAGTAATTGAACGCGAAGTGCCTGGAGCGCCACATGAAGTTTTACTCGTTCTTGATGCAACTACAGGGCAAAATGCATTGAGTCAGGCGAAAACTTTCTCAGAAGCTGCCGATGTTACAGGAATTGTATTAACGAAATTAGACGGAACAGCAAAAGGTGGAATCGTCTTGGCGATTCGTCATGAGCTAAATCTTCCAGTGAAATTTGTCGGACTAGGTGAACAAATAAATGATCTCCAGGAATTCGATGCAGAGGCCTTCGTATATGGGCTATTTGCCGATATGCTTGACGAAGAATAG